TCCAACGTTCGAAATAATCCGCTTCGTATCCGCATCTGCACGTCATCCGCACCTGCTCGGCATCCACTTTGAAAAAATGGTATATGATATGGTATGACCACTATCCATCcgaatccgctccgttttcaccctAATGGATGATCTTATAATTTTTCAGGTTTGGAGTTTTGTAATCATTTTCTTCAGTGCCTCTAAGAAACACAGGTCTGCTCCCCATTCATATGCTGCATGATCTTCTTCTTTCctgattttttatttcaaatactCTTTCCCGTGTAGTATTTGTTCCTATTATGGTTTGGTGCTGCTAAATCCATCTCTCGTAATATGTACGATTCGGATAACTTTTTTGttatttgatttatcatcattATCCTGATTGTTGCATACATATGATATATAACATATGTTTGATCTCTCGATAAAGAAAATGACATTTTCCGACcacgggaggaaggagaggagatatTAGGACCAGAATATCCCTATCTCAGTGTTATTGGAGCACTTATATACCTTGCAAATAGTACCAGGCCAGATATTGCAATTGCGATAAATCTATTGGCAAGATATAGTGCTGCTCCAACTAAGCGTCATTGGACCGGAGGAAAACAAATCCTCAGGTACCTAAATGGCATTAAGGATCTTGGCTTATTCTTTCAGAAAACTGTTGATCCTAGCTTGTACCTATCCTAGCTTGGTTGGGTACACTGATGCTGGCTACATGTCTGATCCCCACAACGCCAGATTACAAACAAGTTTTGTATTCCTCCATGGAGGAACGGCCATATTGTGGAAGTCATCTAAACAAACATTAGTGGCTACCTCCACAAATCATTCTGAAATCACCGCATTGTTTGAGGCATCACGTGAATGCGTGTGGCTCCGCAGGATGATAAACCACATTGAACAATCTTGTGGTATTGGTTCCTCAGAATCACCTACCATTATCTATGAAGACAATGCTGCTTGTATCACATAGATGCAAACAGGTTACATCAAGAGCAATATCACCAAGCATATTGCCCCTAAGTTGTTTTATCCCCATGAGCTTCAGCAAAGTGGAGAAATAAACATCTTACCGACAAAATCTTATGATAATCTGTTAGATATCTTCACTAAATCCCTACCTACTTCCTCATTCGAGAGATGTGTTAAGGGAATTGGTATGAAACTGCTCAGAGACTTGCAAGCTTCAGGATGAGACTCTCTGAATGATGGACCCTGTTAAAACGCTTCACATTGCTTGTCCCTTCTGCGATGCGGCGCGCGCGGGTCCCGATCTCACGGTTCCCCGTGGGTGCCGTGGGTCTCGGCATGAGTGGCTGCATCTACGCCAGCGTCAACCTCGAGTTCCGGGGCCTCCCGCTGTCCCATTCTATCCACGCCGAGCAGTTCCTCGTCGTCAACGCTGCCGCCGTGGGGAAGTCGAAGCTTTGCGCCATCGCCATCTCCCACATGCCCTGCGGCCACTGCCGCCAGTTCCTCCAGGAGATCCGCGGCGCTGGTGGGATCCGCATCATTGTCACCTCCTCCGACGCCAAGTGGCGCACGGTGTCGTCCCTCCTCCCGCGTCCCTTTGGGCCCCATGATCTCCTCCCCAAGCACGTCCCTCTCGTCCTCAAACCACACGACAGCCCTCTCGTCGGCAACCCCGCTACCGCTGTCATCACCAATGGCTTCGCCAACGGTGACCTAGAGGCACGCTTGAGGGAGGCAGCAGAGGCGGCCGCGCGGGCGGCGCACACGCCATACAGCGAGTGCCCGTCTAGATTCGCCGTGGCGGATGGCGAAGGTAGGGTGTACGCCGGAGGATATGCCTGGAGTCCGCGGCGTATAATCCGACACTAGGCCCCATGCAGGCGGCCATCATAGGGATGGTGGCCGctgggggcgccgccgccgccgaagacgtGGTGGCAGCGGCGCTTGTTGAGAAGGAAGCGGCGTTGGTGTCACAGGAAGCGATGGCCAGGATCTTCCTGGCCGCGGTGGCCCCACAGGCCAGCTTTCACGTGTACAATTTTGGACTGTCCGATGCATGATGCGCATCCCTGATCCTCGTGGTGGGTGGGGAGGGAGGGTAGGAGGTGAGATTTGGAACGAGATAATGTTTATAAAACAAAGATGTTAAGAATAAAACGAGAAGAAAATAACCTTTGTGTATTAGTTGGTGGACGCTGACATCAGACCCACTTGTTCAGAGTGATTAATACTCTTCTGTTCTCATGTGTATTTAAGTGGAAAAATAAAAGAGGATCTAAATTGCCAATGTACAAGTAGAACTGTACTAGAGTGACGCATGCATTTATCTTGGAAGCAATTTGTTTGTCTTTCGCCGTCTCTTGCTAGAagtttacatatttttttctgcaTGAATTACACAAGATAGGCTAATAATTATCATGAGAAAAAATGGCTGGACCTATATTGGGACATGCTGTGGTCACTACTGATTATTCAATCATGCAAGCTGGTTCTTCTTTCTTACAAGCCTCAAACACACATCAGTGATAGCTTTATGAACTTTTCTAGTGTGGCTGAATTTAAAGTAGTCAGTTGCCCACGGAATAAAGCAATGGTGGACATTTAACCTATTCTGGACAAGATATTGCCCCTAAAAAATCATTTAGTCAAAAACAATGAAACCTATTCTTCTCTTTTAATTAGATAATGCAAGTGCAATTACGAAATTATGGTCAAGACTGTCTAATATAAGCATTTTCTTGCGTTATTTTCTTGGCAGGAAATTTCTTGTGCATGCCAACCTTGATTTATGCTGGCCCTCTTGCTTCTTAAATGAAGAGTACCAGGGAAAACAACAATCTAGacatagaaaataaaaaagcacatagaaaagttgaaaaatcaacttttagtattctttaaaagaaaatcaactTTTAGTAGTTACATATCCTTCACTCCATCTGACTTCGGAGTactaagattaaaaaaaaagaaaaagaaaaactactgCTGCTTGCACTCCGCAGGTCGCTCACCCTGCTGTCCAGCAACTCTGCTAGCCTTCCGTTCAAAATAGAGGGATAACAATGGAGATAAAAGCATCTAAAGTTCTAATACCCCAGTAGAACAAACGACAATTGAATGTCTTATGCTTCTTCATCACTATATTCATCATTATTGTCATCCTCTTCTTCATCATCCACCCAAGAAGCTCCATAATCCTCGTCTTGAACAGCCTCTCTAGTAAACCAAGAAACAGCGTGTGGTATAATCTTATCCCTGAGAGTAGATCTGGCAACATGGGCAAGCTAATTTATAACCAGGTAATATATACATGAAGTATGTTgttcataaataatttaaagaaTTGTGTGTTTCAGTATACATCATGCATAATAACACAATAGTAATCGCTTCTCctttccaaaaataaaaaaaccaattctAATCGGTTAAGAATGCAATGGAGCATAATAGCTTACGCGATGTCATAATCTCGTTCCATTTGGTTCTGCAATTCTTCAGCCTGTTAAGAAGCAACAACCAAAAAGGCCATAAGTTGGGCATAATGTTTTAGGAATCAATGTATATAGAATAATTACTTGTTCAACTTACGGTATTTTCATCTATTTTTGCATCATCATCTGGAACTTGAGGGGGGCTAAAGAAATTAAAGAAGCTCTCACATTCTTCAGTCTTTGTTATAGGTTTAGTGCTCTCTGAACTCTCCTTTGTTAGCACCTCTTGTGTCAAACAATATCCTGGATGCCATTCGATTTCAGTCCTAAAAAATAAAGCAGTCAGGGAATAATTCAAATAGGAAATGCAAGAGAGATTTTTTTCATCCTAACAAATACACAAATTTGCAGGAACAAAATGATATATACCCAATTGCTTTCTCTAGGATGGGTTCATCATCTTCATCGATCATGTGGTATGTTTTAGTCAGCACTTGATTTTTAAAGAAGGGATTTGTATAGAAGAAGAATTCGAACTTAAAACCCTTTGGATCATCAATTCTACACCATTTGATGTCCTTAAGGTACTTTAGAGCTTCCTCATCGCTCTCATGGATCTGTGGCAgcggaaaaggaaaaaatattcaTTACAAAAATCATCAGCACTAAGCAAATCGGGACACTGAACAAATAAATTAGCTCAAGTTCTAATGACAGCATaaaaacattgataactttgGAAAGTGGGAATTTACAAACTAGAAAAGCCTCTCACCTCCTCAGCAAGAATCTCATTGTTCTTCATTGCATTGAGCCAGAAATCTGGAACACCCTTTTCCTCTGCATGGAAGCATCGTGACAAGATTATAGAAAAAACTAAAAGGGTACCCAATCTATCAATAACCCAAAACGTGCCCAGAACACCTATAGTATGAACAAGAATGATATATCACCTCTTTCTTCGGTCTCGCCTTGTACTTCAAGAACACCACTCACAATTTTAGAACGTTGGAAATTTGCAAGCACAAAAAAGGTCACTAGAACAGCACATCATATTGAAAACTCATAAACATAATTCAAGATATGTTTCTTAGAGGAGAGTTGCCTGTACATAAAACATGCATCtctttttgaaaagaaagataGGTGAGGTAAGGCCAGATTGCATTACATTGCAACAAAAAGTATGTGTTACCTTTGAGTACAATGGTCCATAAAGCTTCTGATATTTAGCTTCTAGAGCAGCTTTTTCCTCGAAGAACTTCACTTCTAGTTCATCATGTTGGCTCTGAAACATTTAACATGTTTTAGAAACTTTTAAGTATGTGGAATAAAGTTTGTAGCAAATATAACACAATCAATAACATTAAAAGGctaaggtaaaaaaaaatctatttacgAAATCAATGGATACCGCTGGCATACGAGAGCATAATTTGTAATTTCTTAGAGTATCTTTACTTATACTAATTGGGTACATTTTAGAAGCTCTTATGTTAACCAGAAGCTCTTATGTTAACCAGAAATATCTGACCATTGATTAGACGGGTCGTAAAATTAGAACCGTAGATCTACAATGATATTTAGCATGGTGGGCTCTAAAGATTTAATTAACGTGGTGGGCTAATCTTCCTTCCAAAGCCCATCAAAACTACCTCCAGCTGTAGTAGTCTATCACGCAAACGGCAGATCGAATACAATCTAGACTCCACCAACACGATCAAGCGGAGAGATTAATGCAGCATCCACGCCACAACTCCATTGAGATATCCCCTGCTCGCTATATTTTCTCGGTCAAAAGACTGATTGCTTATCTCAATGAGAAATAATTAGAGGAAGCTGTACTAAACCAATATCGCCAAGCGTGCTGTCAGGCCATTGGCACGTCGATGCAACCGCGCAACCCCGCAAGTCTGGTATAGCTTTCCAAATTTGTTAGTGTTCTAATCATGAACACTCGATTGATTAATTATTTGTTGAACTTGCCTGCTATTGCAGGAGCTTTTTGGTGTACTGTTAAACTACTGCTAGcatataatttaataaaaagaCTAAATTGTGACTCTAAGATGAATTAAAATTCCAGGAGATTAAAATTATAGTGTTTATAATATCAGTCCTAACATTACAGGGGCTGATGATTCGTGGGTCTCAAGGAACTCCCGCCTTAATTAATCAGAATGACATAGATCATCTCAAGTGTTTGTGTTAATAAAACAAGCCATAGGTGATAGCATGGACTCTTTAGAAACATTTTCCCCAAAATATGGCATTATTCACATATTGATTTCTTAATTTATCCCTTTATATACCTCAGTATGAgatatatcatttttataaATGGGGTTACCGAAACTAATTCTAAAGGTTACAAGGTTGAAAACTCATGTCTgtaaatattctttaatttttatttttgtttttaagatATAAGCACATGTATTATCCAGGAGGTATATACCTCGTAACAAACAATATTGGCATGTATaccctatatatatacttccCGAGATTCACGAGATTCAAAAAAGTTTCATCATTGTCAATCATAAATTTATTTATCTTATAATCAGTTCAATCAATTTATTCTTTAAGGAGGTACATACCTCTCCAAGGAAATATAGGAGAACCTCTATAAGGGTCTTTACTTGGGTACAGTTAATACGTGCACAACGCTCAGTATATCGTAGTTTAAATAATCATACAATTTTAATATTTAGAGCGTCATTAAAAATAACCCGTGCAACGCACAGGTTGGCGACTAGTAGAAGCAACTATGGATAATAAAGTACGGATAATAAAGGATAAAGCATATAATCCAACCGTTTTATACTCACGAACATAACAATACTAAAATATGGATAAGGAAACCTCTGGAAAAGAGGGAATTAAACCATGCAAAAACTTGTAGTCAATCTCACGTTTCATTGACGATATTGTCACTATGTGCGCCACAATGGGTTTGCATAATAAACAGTACGATGAACGAAAATATGCCGCGAATTGAAGCTCTCTCTAGTTTTAGCAGTTTTGTCTTTACCTGAATCTCCATGAGCACATCGACGCGCTTCCTGACCGAGGGTGCCAGGCTCTCGAGCACGTCAACATGTTGCTCCGCCAACGCCTGCAGCTTGTTCTGCACAAGCACATCACTGAATCAACAAAACATCATTGCACGATCGCTCCAATTGAAGCAATCATCAcagcgagagaggaagaggTTATACCTTGAGCGTCTCCACGAGGATAGCCTTGTCCTCCGATGAGAGCTCTGCATAAGAAACCCGCCGCCGCAAACAGTAAGCCATAAACCCAATCACAGaatcacccaaaaaaaacaGCAAGAGCGCGACAAAAAAGCGAAGTAGGGGAGAGGCGAATGCTCACCGATCCCGTTCATGGTGCTGCGGTGGGAGATGGTGGCGATGATACTCTCCGGCGTGATGAGGCGGCAAGTTTTCGAGCAAGGAGAACTTGGGCTTCGGATTAGGCGAGCAAGACGGGGAGGACGGAAGCCGCGGAAGGTGATGGTAATGTAGGATCGAACAAGAACAAACGAACCTACAAAAGTCGATATGCTTCTCACCTCAACATAtcatctatttatacccaaaaaTCTCCTATTCAAGCTAGGAGTAGAGCTCCTATTTTCAATAGGATTCGCCCCTCGATTTCCAAAACCAAAATTGGGCCCGTATCTGTTAGCAGCGTTAATTGAACCCGTTAcatttgtttgttttgggtGGCCTGGAATCGAATACTCCAGATCCGGGCCCAGTACAAATCCGTTACCGCTCCAAATCGAATACGGAGCGGAAGTAGCGCTTGTGTTGTCGTGGCTCGTGAGTCTTGTCGTGACCTAGCctaagcgccgccgccgccgcttcgccttCTCCTCACCCAGgcgggtcgccggcgccgctcgccCTATCCTGCGCGCCCCACCACCGCTGTTCCCCAGCCTCACCGGTGTTGCTCCCTCTCCACGCgctggccaccaccgccgctccccgAGCCCCGTGTCGACACCGGAGCTTGGCCACCTCTCCAGGAGTTTCGTCCATGGATTCGACCCTACCCAGCGGCTTGACTTCGCCATCTTCAACCTCTTCGTTCATCGACATCTCTTCAAGGAGGTCCCGCTCCCCTAGCCGAAGATCCTGAGGTTCTCTCACCATTTTCTCGTTTCCACGGTCAAGCACTACTCCTTGTTGGTGAGAACCCCCGCTGaaaccatctttttttttccaactctgcaacctctctgaaattttctaatAACATCTTGGGCCAATCCATTCTTTTAATCAGTAGTGCTCAAGATTTGTGATGATATGCTTTAATTTGATGCAATTTTCTTGTGATTGATCTTGAAGTAAGAAttaaggaaaaaggaaaaagaaaaaaaactacggccgcaaataaaaaataaatctgtcCGATTTCACAAAAATAAGAAACAAACTCCCGTCCGTTTCCGTTTGGGCCGAATAAGAGTTGGTTTGAATTATACCAAGTCCTATTCGGTTAGCATCATCAGGAGaacaaatgcatatatatatatatatatatatatatatatatatatatatatacatctctactacttaaaaaattaaaaaaaaaattccgtcGGCCGTAAAAAGAAAGTCTGACTCAAAATaaaaagcaagaaaaaaaactacggtcacaaataaaaaaagaaaaaaaagtacagtCCGTTCAAAGAAAGGGTCTGTTTAGTTTGAtgctaaaaaaaaccttactaaattttagcattgtcgaaattttggcaactatgctaaaattttggcaggatttgttatatacttaccaaaatttggcagcagcCACTTTTtcggcaactttaccaaaatttagtaaggttgaaaatggcatcaaagtgaacaggcaaAAAAAACGTCTGACTCCTTTAAAATAGGAAAAACAAAGTCCGGCCGTTAAAAAAAGTCCGGCtgctgttaaaaaaaaacttctcacGTCGACTCCCTaaagaaaggaaaatattcgtccgtaaaaaaaaattgactccCATAAAATAAGAGATAAAATTTCGTCCGTAAAAATTTTTTTTGACTCCCGTAAGATAAGAGATAGAGAACTTCTCACGTCTgactttaaaaaaaagaaaacattgcTTCATctgtaaaaaacaaaaaaagcccaactcccataaaaaataataaatgagaaaaaaaatccggttCGAGAAACCATCCAAACTCAACACGAGAAAATAATATACCACCCGACACAACACGAGAAAAAATAACCGTCGTTTGtaaaaaatggtttgaaaaaGGTCCGACTTAATGCGAGATAAAAAACCACTCCAAAATAAACCGTTGAAAAATGTTGTTTGTAAAAAAGGTGAATCGGAAAAAACTGACTGAATCCATGCGAGAAAAACCGGATCGAAAAAATTGTCCGActctacccaaaaaaaaaacaccgttatTATAAAAAGTATTGCTCCGAAAAAATTGTCCAACCCAACGCAAGAAAATACGtgcatttataaaaaaattcggTTCGGCACCGTGCAATGCGAAAAAAATTTGTccaatttcagaaaaaaaatcctattccATGAGAAAGATTCATATCATTTGTATCATCTACCACGTTGGTTTGGTTTTTCCAAAGCATTTGTTGAATATTTTTATGTGCGGATGCATGGGCTTGGGCTTGGTTTTATCGGAACAAGATCAAATTGATCTGAGGCTTGGGTAGGATAGgatcttttttttccatctcctaTGTACATGGCTTGTTGCTCCTGTACTGGTGACCCCGCACGACTCTGTATGCAATTATCAGACTACTTTGATAAGTATAGCTAATAGTCTTGATAGCgtatcatataaaaataataataataaataatttttaattgTTGTTAAGAGAAGAGTGCACGATGACTATATTTTGTCTAGACTTGACCATGCGAGACAGTGTaggatttgattgatcctatTATTAGTTGCAAGAATGAGATTAAAAGAGTATTTCAGATTATATGTGTACAACCACATAAATAATACAACTCTTTTTGGTAAAGCATGCATTGGTAGGTTGCCATCGTTGAGGTTAAACCATTATATTGAAGATGTTCCAATTTTCCTTAGGGTATGTCTTAGTTACAACGATCGATACCAACATTATCATCGAGATGATTATACATGAAAAGCGTATATTGTAATTGAAAATTTTTCACCCATTGCAATACACGGACATTTTTActagtacatgcatatatatgcttcCTGGACCATGTCGACAAGCACCTGCAGTACACATGTACAACACATACGTGCATACTACATACTACACACTACAGTACCTCGAGTACTGTAGCAACCATATGCTTCGCTCCAATTCTTCTTCCAATTTTCTTCGCAAACACTAACGCTTGCACACATACCTCGTGAAGTCCGTTGCAAAGATCTCTCCCACACCGTTACACAGTGTCCATTCACCGTGTGCCATCTTGTATCCAACTTCGTCACCCGGTATTCTTGACTGTCTGGACCTCAACTCAtccctgagtctagtcccgatcccCATCGTTGGCCGAAGTTGACCTTCAAGAATCTAGACTCTAGTTACCTTCTCACATGATATCTCGACCGCACTAAACCTCTGCTCCTCCCTAAGCATAGTTCTGGTGCTCACCATTGACCAAAactgacctcaagtcacctgcacacaatcagacaaaacaaccgttCTAAGCACAGATATCACAACATATGAACCCAATTAGTCACACAAACTCACACCAACATCCACACATCTTTTCAAACCAATTCATTAATTAAATCATTTGCAAATCAAATTTGTCcatcacaaatattaattatgACGAAAAAGGGTGGGGGAAGCGATAGAGCGGACGGCCCAGGTTTCACGGGAGGGAGACGTGGCCGAACAGGATGCGGGTTCGCGCTCGTGTGGAGTTTGGACTTGCCCCGCTGGTCGCCGCGAGTCCGATTCAGACTTCAGGGCCGTGATCGGCTCCtctgctctgtttttttttcttttttcacggGAGAACTTGTGCTCGAAACTTCTCATGCCCAGTTGCAGAGCGTCGTCCCAGGATATTGCCGTTACT
The Oryza sativa Japonica Group chromosome 6, ASM3414082v1 DNA segment above includes these coding regions:
- the LOC107276169 gene encoding nucleosome assembly protein 1-like 4, which encodes MAYCLRRRVSYAELSSEDKAILVETLKNKLQALAEQHVDVLESLAPSVRKRVDVLMEIQSQHDELEVKFFEEKAALEAKYQKLYGPLYSKRSKIVSGVLEVQGETEEREEKGVPDFWLNAMKNNEILAEEIHESDEEALKYLKDIKWCRIDDPKGFKFEFFFYTNPFFKNQVLTKTYHMIDEDDEPILEKAIGTEIEWHPGYCLTQEVLTKESSESTKPITKTEECESFFNFFSPPQVPDDDAKIDENTAEELQNQMERDYDIASTLRDKIIPHAVSWFTREAVQDEDYGASWVDDEEEDDNNDEYSDEDERKASRVAGQQGERPAECKQQ